ATTTCCTTTTAAAATACATGATGGATATTTCCATGTTACAAGTGAACCTGTTTCAACTTGTGTCCAAGATATTTTTGAATTGTCACCTTTACAAATACCTCTTTTTGTAACAAAGTTTAAAATTCCACCTTTACCATCTTTATCCCCTGGATACCAGTTTTGAATAGTAGAGTATTTTATATGTGCATCTTTTAATGCTACTAATTCAACTACGGCTGCATGAAGTTGACTATCATCTCTAATAGGTGCTGAACATCCTTCATTATAAGATACATAACTTCCTTCTTCTGCAATAATTAGTGTTCTTTCAAACTGTCCTGTATTTAAAGCATTGATTCTAAAATATGTTGATAATTCCATTGGACATCTTGTATTTTTTGGAATATAAACAAAACTTCCATCTGTAAAAACAGCACAATTTAATGTTGCAAAATAGTTATCACTATATGGAACAACTGAAGCTAAATATTTTCTTAATAAATCTGGATATTTGTTTGCAGCTTCACTTATTGAACAAAATATTATTCCTAATTCTTCAAGCTCTTTTTGAAATGTAGTTTTAACAGATACTGAATCAAATACAGCATCAACTGCAACTCCTGCAAGTTTTTTTTGCTCTTCTAATGGAATACCTAATTTTTCATATGTTTTTAAAATTTCTGGATCTACTTCATCTAATGAACCAAGTGGCTTTTTAGGTGCAGAGAAGTATGATATATCTTGATAATCAACTTTATCATAACCTAATTTTGCCCAATTTGGTTCTTCCATTGTAAGCCATTTTTTATAAGCTTTAAGTCTAAAATCAAGTAACCATTGCGGCTCCTCTTTTTTAGCAGATATTGCTTTTATTACATTTTCATTTAAGCCTTTTGGAAAAGTATCTGAGTTTACAATTGTCTCAAACCCAAGGCTATAATCATTTTGTATAACGTTATTTATTGTCTCATTTTTCATAAAAACTCCTAAATAGGACATTAATTGTCTTATTTAGGAAATTGTAGCATAATTATGTCTTCTTGTAAAGATAGTATTTTGTTATTTGATACTTTTTTCAAGTCGATTAGTATAAAATGATATAGGATAAGTTAGTAATAAATAACCAATTGCTAAAGGTATATAACTTTCTAATGTAGAGTATGTATAAGCATTT
The window above is part of the Malaciobacter marinus genome. Proteins encoded here:
- the sufB gene encoding Fe-S cluster assembly protein SufB — its product is MKNETINNVIQNDYSLGFETIVNSDTFPKGLNENVIKAISAKKEEPQWLLDFRLKAYKKWLTMEEPNWAKLGYDKVDYQDISYFSAPKKPLGSLDEVDPEILKTYEKLGIPLEEQKKLAGVAVDAVFDSVSVKTTFQKELEELGIIFCSISEAANKYPDLLRKYLASVVPYSDNYFATLNCAVFTDGSFVYIPKNTRCPMELSTYFRINALNTGQFERTLIIAEEGSYVSYNEGCSAPIRDDSQLHAAVVELVALKDAHIKYSTIQNWYPGDKDGKGGILNFVTKRGICKGDNSKISWTQVETGSLVTWKYPSCILKGNNSSGEFYSVALTSLAQQADTGTKMIHIGENTKSTIISKGISALNGSNAYRGLVKVAKSAKNARNISACDSLLIGSNCSAHTYPYQDIKNSSAKIEHEATTSKISDEQLFYIRQRGISEENAVSLIVNGFCKDVLEELPMEFAVEAKALLDVSLEGSVG